In Ctenopharyngodon idella isolate HZGC_01 chromosome 2, HZGC01, whole genome shotgun sequence, the following are encoded in one genomic region:
- the LOC127505777 gene encoding palmdelphin-like, whose protein sequence is MEEAELLKERLQAITNKKKIQEEIAHKRLEIDREKLKLQHVKKRSMRDLWLMDGMNSSNAQETQKALEDAQQTKHLKSNIHRIEKEIEALEREEMNISTNEGLILKRLKAIEKSPEDIIKAVNADFISDPIYIHSTIPNMPKPSTPLLNQRKKQDLETKEKNDQAKPALFAMEINVQKDLRTGESQVLSTSAISPQELQQRGIKVYDDGRKSVYALRTDGHQPGANGVDELSPVEVEELLRQASEKKKRSNQVQMDPSYPYNIPHELQSDPNNRESHKSNGYQDPYSIDLSAWPELVYNDGVRYPEDAGHRLPLLPMPDYNDRPDEYYHNGNGNNYSRELHRGERHAHGQYYNKRENNLGTQHLDCDIRNHSPCSAYSEDSKVSILNTMPSDEPVTMIFMGYQNAEDNSQSYEGSVRAELVIIGDGEDDASRNIHPDQSSNVNNAFSYSAGRKGKRDGAEDPSTAALQIQMEKLGQTA, encoded by the exons ATGGAGGAAGCAGAACTGTTAAAGGAGCGGCTTCAAGCTATTACG aataagaaaaaaatccaagAGGAAATTGCCCACAAAAGGCTTGAGATCGACAGAGAGAAACTGAAGCTTCAACATGTTAAG AAAAGGTCCATGAGAGATCTGTGGCTCATGGATGGGATGAACAGCAGTAATGCACAGGAAACACAAAAAGCTCTTGAAGATGCACAACAAACGAAACACCTCAAGAGTAATATACATCG GATAGAGAAAGAAATTGAAGCGTTGGAGAGAGAGGAAATGAACATCTCAACAAATGAGGGGCTGATTCTAAAGAGGCTAAAAGCCATTGAAAAATCTCCAGAGGACATTATTAAG GCAGTGAATGCAGATTTCATTTCAG acccAATCTATATTCATTCAACAATTCCAAATATGCCAAAGCCCAGCACACCTCTATTAAATCAGAGGAAGAAACAAGACCTggaaactaaagaaaaaaatgaccaaGCCAAACCTG CTTTGTTTGCTATGGAAATTAACGTTCAGAAGGACTTGCGCACAGGTGAAAGCCAAGTGCTGTCCACCTCCGCCATTTCTCCCCAAGAGCTCCAGCAGAGAGGCATCAAAGTCTACGACGATGGCCGGAAGTCCGTCTATGCCTTACGCACGGACGGCCACCAGCCTGGTGCGAACGGAGTGGATGAACTCAGTCCAGTGGAGGTTGAGGAGCTGTTGAGACAGGCCTCTGAGAAAAAGAAGAGGTCCAATCAGGTTCAAATGGACCCTTCATATCCCTACAACATCCCCCATGAACTACAATCAGACCCCAATAACAGGGAGAGCCACAAATCCAACGGATACCAAGATCCCTACAGCATCGACTTATCTGCATGGCCTGAGCTTGTGTACAATGATGGTGTTCGCTATCCGGAGGACGCGGGTCATAGACTTCCACTCCTTCCAATGCCTGATTATAATGACAGACCAGACGAATACTATCACAACGGCAATGGGAACAACTACAGTCGTGAGTTACATAGAGGGGAAAGACACGCGCATggacaatattacaataaaagaGAGAACAACCTGGGAACGCAGCATTTggattgtgacatcagaaaccaCAGCCCGTGTTCGGCCTACTCTGAGGACTCCAAAGTCAGCATCCTGAACACCATGCCATCGGACGAGCCCGTCACCATGATCTTCATGGGCTACCAGAATGCCGAAGACAACAGCCAGAGCTATGAGGGCTCAGTTCGGGCAGAGCTGGTGATCATTGGAGATGGTGAAGATGATGCAAGCAGGAACATCCACCCTGATCAGAGCTCCAATGTCAACAATGCCTTTTCCTACTCTGCTGGACGGAAGGGCAAAAGAGACGGCGCGGAGGACCCGTCAACTGCAG CATTACAGATACAGATGGAGAAACTGGGTCAAACCGCATAG